In the Spirochaetota bacterium genome, one interval contains:
- a CDS encoding MFS transporter has product MATAQRAPGKEIFGWAMFDFANSSYTTVIITVVFCVIFPKLIVGDAPEFRLGNLLWSASLSISYLVVLLSAPLFGAIMDYTAAKKKFLFGSYVLTIVATAGLYFVSPGSVALAMVLIILSNIGFSYSESFVSSFLPGLGPPEDLGKISGYAWGLGYFGGLSSTAMVLFGLGALTMENFPNLRLVGPITGAFFLVAAIPTFLWVKERGAARALPAGDNYFTLGFKRLKKTFVDIRDYRDLIILLASFFFAYAGLSIVISFAFIYGDQVIKWTGLVQMIMFILTQLTAAGGALLFGFFQDRWGAKGTLVSTLVLWVASVTMIYGVEPLTGFLNGLLGTSWEVQHVFLVIGSLAGMGLGATQSACRAMVGLFSPDTKSGEFYGLWNLTGKLAAIVGLMGIGILQHSFGMKNAILACSVFFFIAIVIALFVNIERGKASAAEHAGE; this is encoded by the coding sequence ATGGCAACCGCGCAGAGGGCACCGGGCAAGGAGATTTTCGGATGGGCCATGTTCGATTTCGCGAACTCGTCCTACACCACGGTCATCATCACCGTCGTATTCTGCGTCATCTTTCCAAAATTAATCGTCGGAGACGCCCCCGAGTTCCGCCTGGGCAATCTCCTCTGGAGCGCCTCCCTTTCCATCAGCTACCTGGTGGTGCTGCTGTCGGCGCCGCTCTTCGGCGCCATCATGGACTATACGGCGGCAAAGAAAAAATTCCTCTTCGGCAGCTATGTCCTGACCATTGTGGCCACGGCCGGCCTCTACTTTGTGTCCCCGGGGAGCGTCGCCCTGGCCATGGTCCTCATCATCCTGTCGAATATCGGCTTCTCCTATAGCGAATCCTTCGTTTCAAGCTTCCTTCCCGGCCTGGGCCCGCCGGAGGACCTGGGGAAGATCTCCGGCTACGCCTGGGGGCTCGGATATTTCGGCGGCCTGTCGTCGACGGCCATGGTCCTCTTCGGTCTCGGGGCTCTCACCATGGAGAACTTCCCGAACCTCCGCCTGGTGGGACCCATCACCGGCGCCTTTTTTCTCGTCGCCGCCATCCCCACCTTCCTCTGGGTGAAGGAGCGCGGCGCGGCCCGGGCCCTTCCGGCCGGAGACAACTATTTCACCCTCGGCTTCAAGCGGCTGAAGAAAACCTTCGTCGACATCAGGGACTACCGGGACCTCATCATCCTGCTGGCCTCCTTCTTCTTCGCCTACGCGGGCCTCTCGATCGTGATCAGCTTCGCCTTCATCTACGGGGACCAGGTGATCAAGTGGACGGGGCTGGTGCAGATGATCATGTTCATCCTCACCCAGCTGACCGCCGCGGGAGGAGCGCTCCTCTTCGGCTTTTTCCAGGACCGGTGGGGCGCCAAGGGCACCCTGGTATCGACCCTGGTCCTCTGGGTCGCATCGGTCACGATGATCTACGGAGTCGAGCCGCTGACGGGGTTCCTGAACGGCCTCCTCGGAACGTCCTGGGAGGTACAGCACGTGTTCCTGGTGATCGGGTCCCTGGCGGGGATGGGCCTCGGCGCCACCCAGTCGGCGTGCCGCGCCATGGTGGGGCTCTTTTCCCCTGACACGAAATCGGGGGAATTCTACGGCCTCTGGAACCTCACCGGCAAACTCGCCGCCATCGTGGGGCTCATGGGGATCGGCATCCTCCAGCACAGCTTCGGCATGAAAAACGCGATCCTGGCCTGCTCGGTTTTTTTCTTCATCGCCATCGTAATCGCGCTCTTCGTGAACATCGAGAGGGGCAAGGCCTCGGCGGCCGAACACGCCGGCGAATAG
- a CDS encoding 4-hydroxyphenylacetate 3-hydroxylase family protein translates to MKTPQEYIESLRKLNLNVYMFGKRVDNVVDNGIIRPSLNAVAVTYALAMKPEYGEIMTATSHITGKKINRFTHIHQSADDLVKKSKMGRLLGSLTGCCFQRCVGMDALNALSMTTFDIDRKYGTDYNRRFLAYLAYVQESDLVCDGAMTDPKGDRSLPPHRQQDPDLFLRVVEERKEGIVVRGAKAHQTGAVNSHEVIVMPTMTMGVEDRDYAVSFAVPSDAAGVTYIMGRQSCDTRKLEEGTIDRGNALFGGHEALIVFDNVFVPRERVFMFREHDFSGQLVEQFASYHRQSYACKVGVGDVLIGAAQTAAEYNGADRASHVKDKIIEMNHLNETLYCGCIACAAEGHREPSGTWYVDTLLANVHKQNVTRFPYEIARLAQDIAGGLMVTCPSEGDLASPETGKWVKKYLQGRSGVLTEDRVRILRLIENLTMGSAAVGYLTESMHGAGSPQAQRIMIGRLANMKEKQKIAKKLAGVAGSVE, encoded by the coding sequence ATGAAAACACCGCAGGAGTACATCGAAAGCCTTCGAAAGCTGAACCTGAACGTGTACATGTTCGGGAAGAGGGTGGACAACGTGGTGGACAACGGGATCATCCGCCCCTCCCTGAACGCCGTGGCCGTGACCTACGCCCTGGCCATGAAGCCGGAATATGGGGAGATCATGACCGCCACGTCCCATATCACCGGCAAGAAGATAAACCGCTTCACCCATATCCATCAAAGCGCGGACGACCTGGTCAAAAAGAGCAAGATGGGGAGGCTCCTGGGGTCTCTCACCGGGTGCTGCTTCCAGCGCTGCGTCGGCATGGACGCATTGAACGCCCTGTCCATGACGACCTTCGACATCGATAGGAAATACGGGACCGACTATAACAGGCGCTTCCTCGCGTACCTGGCCTACGTCCAGGAGAGCGACCTGGTGTGCGACGGCGCCATGACCGACCCCAAGGGGGACCGTTCGCTGCCGCCGCACCGGCAGCAGGACCCGGACCTGTTCCTCAGGGTCGTGGAGGAGCGGAAGGAGGGCATCGTCGTCCGCGGCGCCAAGGCCCACCAGACCGGCGCGGTGAATTCCCACGAGGTCATCGTGATGCCCACGATGACCATGGGCGTGGAGGACCGTGACTACGCCGTGTCCTTTGCAGTGCCGAGCGACGCCGCCGGCGTCACCTACATCATGGGCCGGCAGTCCTGCGACACCAGGAAGCTCGAGGAGGGTACCATCGACCGGGGCAACGCCCTCTTCGGCGGCCACGAGGCGCTGATCGTGTTCGATAACGTGTTCGTGCCCCGGGAGAGGGTCTTCATGTTCAGGGAGCATGATTTTTCCGGCCAGCTGGTGGAGCAGTTCGCCTCCTATCACCGCCAGAGCTACGCCTGCAAGGTCGGCGTGGGGGACGTCCTCATCGGCGCCGCCCAGACTGCGGCCGAATACAACGGCGCGGACAGGGCCTCCCACGTGAAGGACAAGATCATCGAGATGAACCACCTCAACGAGACCCTCTACTGCGGGTGCATCGCCTGCGCCGCCGAGGGCCACCGGGAGCCGAGCGGGACCTGGTACGTGGACACCCTCCTGGCCAACGTGCACAAGCAGAACGTGACCCGCTTCCCCTACGAGATCGCGCGCCTGGCCCAGGACATCGCCGGGGGCCTCATGGTCACCTGCCCGTCGGAGGGGGACCTCGCGTCGCCCGAGACGGGGAAATGGGTGAAGAAGTACCTGCAGGGGCGGAGCGGCGTCCTCACCGAGGACCGGGTGCGCATCCTCCGGCTCATCGAGAACCTGACCATGGGCTCCGCCGCGGTGGGGTATCTCACCGAATCGATGCACGGCGCCGGCTCGCCCCAGGCCCAGCGGATCATGATAGGGCGGCTGGCGAACATGAAGGAAAAGCAGAAGATCGCGAAGAAGCTCGCCGGCGTGGCCGGGAGCGTGGAGTGA
- a CDS encoding enoyl-CoA hydratase/isomerase family protein: MEYRHIRYSRENGIARIVLDRPDVLNALNRAMADEILDAVRVIAADESARALVIWGSGSNFAAGADVGSMVDLTPAEVPAFAYNDAFNALEDLPVPTIAALSGFVLGGGLELALACDFRICSRDAKLGSPEIKLGIFPGAGATQRLPKLIGPSRAKEMIFLGKSVDAETALRYGLCDRVAEGDPVTEALEMAAQLARQAPAAIRIAKGVINYGLGRDIKIGVAFEEKGFAELFTTADQKEGMKAFLEKRKPVFTGK; this comes from the coding sequence ATGGAATACCGACACATACGGTATAGCAGAGAAAACGGGATCGCGCGGATCGTGCTGGACCGGCCCGACGTGCTGAACGCGCTGAACCGCGCCATGGCGGATGAGATCCTCGACGCCGTGCGGGTGATTGCGGCCGATGAATCGGCCAGGGCCCTGGTGATATGGGGCAGCGGGAGTAATTTCGCCGCCGGCGCCGATGTCGGATCGATGGTGGACCTCACCCCCGCGGAGGTGCCCGCCTTCGCCTACAATGACGCCTTCAACGCACTGGAGGATCTTCCGGTGCCCACGATTGCCGCCCTGTCAGGTTTCGTCCTGGGAGGGGGCCTCGAGCTCGCCCTGGCCTGTGATTTCAGGATCTGTTCACGGGACGCGAAGCTTGGATCGCCTGAAATTAAGCTGGGCATATTCCCCGGGGCCGGCGCCACGCAGCGCCTGCCCAAGCTCATCGGTCCGAGCCGGGCCAAGGAGATGATCTTCCTGGGAAAGAGCGTCGACGCTGAAACCGCTCTCCGGTACGGGCTCTGCGACAGGGTCGCCGAGGGAGACCCCGTCACAGAGGCCCTGGAGATGGCGGCCCAGCTGGCCAGGCAGGCGCCGGCGGCCATCCGCATCGCCAAGGGGGTGATCAACTACGGCCTGGGAAGGGACATCAAAATAGGCGTCGCCTTCGAGGAAAAGGGTTTCGCCGAGCTCTTCACCACGGCCGACCAGAAGGAAGGAATGAAGGCATTCCTTGAAAAAAGAAAACCGGTCTTTACCGGGAAATGA
- a CDS encoding TetR family transcriptional regulator — protein sequence MAERKNRTTQQELIIAESSRLFWEKGYAETSMKDIAAACGFRPANIYNFFDSKETILFEILYQEMMDIVSPIRYLRDDEAVDPVEALRLMIENHVKLTLGEKSSSKLLFDVGLKNLTPANRKKIIRLRDDYDAIGAAIVRRGKKAGLFARDIDDKIAVFSIGSIIARSRIWYSPKGRYSVDEIIELMFRFALRGLGGGESLLKK from the coding sequence ATGGCTGAGAGAAAGAACCGTACAACACAGCAGGAATTGATCATCGCGGAATCGAGCAGGCTCTTCTGGGAAAAGGGCTACGCGGAAACGAGCATGAAGGACATAGCCGCCGCCTGCGGGTTCCGGCCGGCGAACATCTACAACTTTTTCGACAGCAAGGAAACCATCCTGTTCGAGATCCTCTATCAGGAGATGATGGATATCGTCTCACCCATCCGGTACCTCAGGGACGACGAAGCCGTGGACCCGGTGGAGGCCCTGCGCCTGATGATAGAAAACCACGTGAAGCTGACCCTCGGGGAAAAAAGCTCCTCGAAGCTGCTCTTCGACGTGGGACTGAAGAACCTGACGCCGGCCAACCGGAAGAAAATAATCAGGCTCAGGGACGATTATGACGCCATCGGCGCCGCCATCGTGCGCCGGGGAAAAAAGGCGGGCCTGTTCGCCAGGGACATCGATGACAAGATCGCCGTGTTCAGCATCGGGTCGATCATAGCGCGGTCGCGGATATGGTATTCCCCGAAGGGGCGATATTCCGTTGATGAGATCATAGAGCTCATGTTCAGGTTCGCCCTGCGCGGCCTCGGAGGCGGAGAGTCCTTACTGAAGAAATAG
- a CDS encoding CoA transferase yields the protein MQILSGLKVIDITQFISGSRCTQILADMGAEVVKVEPPGGDTLRMIFRLMPGAERCYSVFNRNKYGLALDWRDSRGADIVRRLAARSDLFVHNLIPGSLEKCGLGYDEIRAIRPDIIYTAISGFGATGVRPGRAAFDIIAQAVGGQYWNDQDTFLLPNNYWGDLTSGAYAAIATLLALIHRMKTGQGQYIDLSMQDVMYYNNYRAMIDRALEPILGDVAERLGRKPRDVLNSSDRMPFYGFFKSRDGKVAIVSLTARQWKDLMELIGRPEIASDPRFSNIIVQVQNHDEAVAIIEEWTARHASRDIIAALEEKKIPCGIAYTIDQVNGDENLKQRDMFMKVPHGQFGEIDVPGFPFRFSGAEGSLRMAAPSLGEHSRTILSDWLGYGADEIEALYADKIVL from the coding sequence ATGCAGATTCTTTCCGGACTCAAGGTCATTGACATAACCCAGTTCATTTCCGGTTCCCGGTGCACGCAGATACTGGCCGACATGGGAGCCGAGGTCGTCAAGGTGGAGCCTCCCGGCGGCGACACCCTCAGGATGATATTCAGGCTGATGCCCGGGGCGGAGCGCTGTTACTCGGTGTTCAACCGGAACAAGTACGGCCTCGCCCTGGACTGGCGCGACAGCCGCGGCGCCGACATCGTCCGCAGGCTCGCGGCCCGGTCGGACCTGTTCGTGCACAACCTGATTCCGGGCTCGCTGGAAAAATGCGGCCTCGGCTATGATGAGATCAGGGCGATCAGGCCGGACATCATCTACACAGCCATTTCCGGGTTCGGCGCCACCGGCGTGCGGCCGGGCCGGGCCGCCTTCGACATCATCGCCCAGGCGGTGGGGGGCCAGTACTGGAACGACCAGGACACCTTCCTCCTCCCGAACAACTACTGGGGCGACCTCACCTCCGGGGCCTACGCGGCCATCGCGACCCTCCTCGCCCTGATCCACCGGATGAAGACCGGCCAGGGGCAGTACATCGACCTCTCCATGCAGGACGTGATGTATTACAACAACTACCGGGCCATGATCGACAGGGCCCTGGAGCCGATCCTGGGAGACGTGGCCGAGCGCCTGGGCCGGAAGCCGAGGGACGTGCTCAACTCTTCGGACCGCATGCCCTTCTACGGCTTCTTCAAGTCCAGGGACGGCAAGGTGGCCATCGTCTCCCTCACGGCGCGCCAGTGGAAGGACCTCATGGAGCTGATCGGCCGCCCCGAGATCGCGTCGGACCCCCGGTTCAGCAACATCATCGTCCAGGTCCAGAACCATGACGAGGCGGTCGCCATCATTGAAGAGTGGACGGCGCGGCACGCGTCCCGCGATATCATAGCCGCCCTGGAGGAAAAGAAGATACCCTGCGGCATTGCCTACACCATTGACCAGGTGAACGGCGATGAGAACCTGAAGCAGCGGGACATGTTCATGAAGGTGCCCCACGGCCAGTTCGGCGAGATAGACGTACCCGGTTTTCCATTCAGGTTCTCCGGCGCGGAAGGTTCGCTGCGGATGGCGGCGCCGTCCCTGGGGGAGCATAGCAGGACGATCCTCAGTGACTGGCTCGGCTACGGCGCCGACGAGATCGAAGCCCTGTACGCAGACAAGATAGTTTTATGA
- a CDS encoding sigma-70 family RNA polymerase sigma factor, protein MTDIEFAAIVGRTKKVVLGAVRKHLAVRFSFAIDDVVQETYLRGYRHLAAGRFREESSVESWLYAIARNESIRMNGKLAREEEKAARAAEERELSMAGASLSDEALAMDLLLERLPEKYKTVMTLKAQGVTEKEIALALGITMGTVKSRFSRGKEMLQKLSGEVV, encoded by the coding sequence ATGACGGATATTGAATTCGCTGCCATAGTGGGAAGAACGAAGAAAGTCGTACTGGGGGCCGTGCGCAAGCACCTCGCGGTACGATTTTCTTTCGCCATCGACGACGTGGTGCAGGAAACGTACCTGCGGGGATACCGCCATCTCGCCGCCGGAAGGTTCAGGGAAGAGTCGTCGGTCGAATCATGGCTCTACGCCATCGCGAGGAACGAATCGATCAGGATGAACGGAAAGCTGGCCCGCGAGGAGGAAAAAGCGGCGAGGGCCGCCGAGGAGCGGGAGCTCTCAATGGCCGGAGCCTCCCTGAGCGATGAGGCCCTCGCCATGGACCTGCTCCTTGAGCGGCTGCCGGAGAAATACAAGACGGTGATGACCCTGAAGGCCCAGGGCGTTACGGAAAAGGAGATAGCCCTCGCCCTCGGCATCACCATGGGCACGGTCAAGTCCCGATTTTCCCGCGGCAAGGAGATGCTGCAGAAACTATCCGGGGAGGTGGTATGA
- a CDS encoding Spy/CpxP family protein refolding chaperone, whose translation MQKSNKVILTAAILALMAQPMLFAQAGGKKGPAGRKGDNRPMMAECHGKFFGDPVRMKKDLNLTDEQVTRIADINKDHRKKMLDYKEKLAPKEIQLKKLLLEDTVDMAKVRALLKEIGDLRVELQALRIEHRLDIEKVLTADQKAKMRQHRMYMMKKKGKGRQCPMEQHRGHGGGRGMNM comes from the coding sequence ATGCAGAAAAGTAACAAAGTGATACTGACGGCGGCAATTCTGGCGCTCATGGCACAGCCTATGCTGTTCGCCCAGGCCGGCGGGAAAAAGGGTCCCGCGGGCAGGAAGGGAGACAACAGGCCGATGATGGCGGAGTGCCATGGTAAGTTTTTCGGCGATCCGGTCCGCATGAAGAAGGACCTCAATCTCACCGACGAGCAGGTGACCAGGATCGCTGATATCAACAAGGACCACCGGAAAAAGATGCTTGATTACAAGGAAAAGCTGGCTCCTAAGGAAATCCAGTTGAAAAAATTGCTCCTGGAAGATACCGTTGACATGGCCAAGGTCAGGGCGCTTCTGAAGGAGATCGGCGACCTGAGGGTCGAGCTCCAGGCGCTGAGGATAGAGCACCGGCTTGACATCGAGAAGGTTCTCACCGCTGACCAGAAAGCCAAAATGCGGCAGCACCGCATGTACATGATGAAGAAGAAAGGCAAGGGCCGGCAGTGCCCCATGGAGCAGCACCGGGGCCACGGCGGCGGGCGCGGCATGAACATGTAG
- a CDS encoding YbaK/EbsC family protein, protein MKGEKLIEYLKNNNIQFEVIRHPLAYSSTQTAHMAHVHGYEMAKPVMVKVNGKLIMVVMTANQKVNLSLLKALYETQDVELAMEKDFISRFSDCEMGAMPPFGNLYGFDEIISDDLTKDDDIFFNAGTHTELIRMKYRDFEKLVHPRIVNFKFKL, encoded by the coding sequence ATGAAAGGAGAGAAGCTCATTGAATACTTGAAAAACAACAATATTCAGTTCGAGGTCATTCGCCACCCCCTTGCCTATTCATCGACCCAGACCGCGCACATGGCCCATGTTCACGGCTATGAAATGGCAAAGCCGGTGATGGTCAAGGTCAACGGGAAGCTCATCATGGTGGTTATGACGGCCAACCAGAAGGTGAACCTGTCACTCCTGAAGGCCCTGTATGAAACGCAGGATGTAGAGCTGGCCATGGAAAAGGACTTCATCAGCAGGTTCAGCGATTGCGAGATGGGCGCCATGCCTCCCTTCGGAAACCTGTACGGTTTTGATGAGATCATCTCGGACGATCTGACAAAGGATGATGATATCTTTTTTAACGCCGGCACCCATACCGAGCTTATTAGAATGAAGTACAGAGACTTCGAAAAGCTCGTTCACCCCCGCATAGTGAATTTCAAATTCAAGCTGTAA